In a genomic window of Microbacterium amylolyticum:
- a CDS encoding GntR family transcriptional regulator, translated as MDESRPLFMQIAELVEDHIVSGALAEEDRAPSTNELAAFSRINPATAAKGVNMLVEKGILYKRRGIGMFVAAGAREAVLSERRAAFTDRYIAPLIDEARKLGLGPDDVARLVREHATPTPSP; from the coding sequence ATGGACGAGAGCAGGCCGCTGTTCATGCAGATCGCCGAACTGGTCGAAGACCACATCGTCAGCGGCGCTCTCGCGGAAGAAGATCGGGCTCCGTCCACCAACGAGCTCGCTGCCTTCTCACGCATCAACCCGGCTACCGCCGCGAAGGGAGTGAACATGCTCGTCGAAAAGGGCATCCTCTACAAGCGCCGCGGAATCGGCATGTTCGTCGCTGCGGGCGCCCGCGAGGCCGTGTTGTCCGAGCGTCGGGCCGCATTCACCGATCGCTATATCGCCCCCCTCATCGACGAGGCCCGCAAGCTCGGCCTCGGACCTGATGACGTCGCACGGCTCGTCCGTGAGCACGCGACCCCCACACCATCCCCGTAA
- a CDS encoding DNA alkylation repair protein: MDVAGVMAEIAAGEDAKTREINERRGDDLGVKLGDLRKIAKTARGAGLEDDLWTTGDVAAQLIAVLGMKPRAVDSDRVDALLREAASPKVHEWFVNYVAKKHPAAEDLRVRWLGDGDPVTESAGWALTQVRIQKSPEGLDLPGILDEIEARMVDADPRLQWEMNNCLAYVGIHHGELRERAVAIGERLGVLKDYPTPPGCTSPYAPLWIAEMVSRQE, from the coding sequence ATGGACGTTGCCGGAGTGATGGCCGAGATCGCCGCGGGTGAAGACGCGAAAACACGCGAGATCAACGAGCGTCGCGGGGATGACCTCGGCGTGAAGCTCGGAGACCTCCGGAAGATCGCGAAGACCGCGCGCGGTGCGGGCCTGGAGGACGACCTCTGGACAACGGGTGATGTGGCGGCGCAACTCATCGCGGTTCTCGGGATGAAACCGCGCGCGGTCGACTCTGACCGCGTCGATGCGCTGCTGCGCGAGGCGGCGTCGCCCAAGGTGCACGAGTGGTTCGTGAACTACGTCGCGAAGAAACACCCTGCTGCGGAAGACTTACGAGTGCGGTGGCTCGGCGACGGCGACCCCGTGACCGAGAGTGCCGGATGGGCGCTGACGCAGGTGCGGATCCAGAAGTCGCCGGAGGGACTCGACCTGCCCGGAATCCTGGATGAGATCGAGGCCAGGATGGTCGACGCGGATCCCCGGCTGCAGTGGGAGATGAACAACTGCCTGGCCTACGTCGGGATCCACCACGGTGAACTTCGGGAGCGGGCGGTCGCGATCGGTGAACGCCTTGGCGTCTTGAAGGACTATCCGACACCGCCGGGCTGCACCTCCCCCTACGCCCCGCTCTGGATCGCCGAGATGGTCTCGCGCCAGGAGTGA
- a CDS encoding ABC transporter ATP-binding protein — protein sequence MDSVIQVRDLTKKYRDKTALDSVSFDVERNSITGFLGRNGAGKTTAMSILTAQNFATSGSVKVFGENPYENARVLRRLCFVRESQKYPDDAKPGHAFRTARLFFPHWDQELCDELIDEFQLPMKQAIKKLSRGQLSAVGVIIGLAARTEITFFDEPYLGLDAVARQTFYDRLLADYAEHPRTILLSSHLIDEIANLIERVLVIDAGRIIMDQSADEARSSATNLVGDAERVDRFAAGREILHREQLGRVASVTFTGALTDAERDQVTQAGLDLAPVSLQQLIVRRTQRATQTSTGDLNQIATEQEGSLR from the coding sequence ATGGACTCTGTGATCCAGGTTCGCGACCTCACGAAGAAGTACCGGGACAAGACGGCGCTCGACAGCGTGAGCTTCGACGTCGAAAGGAACTCCATCACCGGGTTCCTCGGCCGAAACGGCGCGGGAAAGACCACCGCGATGTCGATCCTCACGGCACAGAACTTCGCCACCAGCGGCTCCGTGAAAGTGTTCGGCGAGAACCCCTACGAAAATGCCCGCGTCCTGCGCCGCCTCTGCTTCGTCCGCGAAAGCCAGAAGTACCCGGACGACGCCAAACCGGGCCACGCATTCCGCACGGCACGCCTGTTCTTCCCGCACTGGGATCAGGAACTCTGCGATGAACTGATCGACGAGTTCCAGCTGCCCATGAAGCAGGCCATCAAGAAGCTCTCCCGCGGTCAGCTCTCGGCAGTCGGCGTGATCATTGGACTCGCCGCGCGCACCGAGATCACGTTCTTCGACGAACCGTATCTCGGCCTCGATGCCGTGGCACGCCAGACCTTCTACGACCGGCTGCTCGCCGACTACGCCGAGCACCCCCGCACGATCCTGCTGTCGAGCCACCTGATCGACGAGATCGCCAACCTGATCGAACGCGTTCTCGTCATCGATGCCGGACGCATCATCATGGACCAATCGGCCGACGAGGCCCGCTCCTCCGCGACGAACCTCGTCGGCGACGCCGAACGCGTTGATCGCTTCGCCGCCGGACGCGAGATTCTCCACCGCGAGCAGCTGGGTCGCGTCGCATCCGTCACCTTCACGGGCGCGCTCACCGACGCCGAGCGCGACCAGGTCACCCAGGCGGGCCTCGACCTCGCGCCCGTCTCGCTGCAGCAGCTGATCGTCCGGCGCACACAGCGCGCCACCCAGACATCCACCGGCGATCTCAACCAGATCGCGACCGAGCAGGAAGGAAGCCTGCGATGA
- a CDS encoding chorismate mutase: protein MSETHEDPMDTLLRLRASIDNIDAALVYMLAERFRCTKRVGELKASHDLPASDPAREERQIARLKNLAHEAELDPAFAEKWFNFVVAEVIQHHKKAAQRED, encoded by the coding sequence ATGAGCGAGACGCACGAGGACCCGATGGACACACTGCTTCGCCTGCGCGCGAGCATCGACAACATCGACGCCGCCCTTGTCTATATGCTCGCCGAGCGCTTCCGCTGCACGAAGCGCGTGGGGGAGTTGAAGGCGAGCCACGATCTTCCGGCGAGCGACCCCGCGCGTGAGGAGCGTCAGATCGCGCGCCTGAAGAATCTTGCGCACGAGGCGGAACTCGATCCCGCCTTCGCCGAGAAGTGGTTCAACTTTGTCGTCGCCGAAGTGATCCAGCACCACAAAAAGGCCGCCCAGCGCGAAGACTGA
- a CDS encoding DUF58 domain-containing protein, with the protein MTALLTGVKSRLFLRTHLAATHPLDGAHASLQRARSLEFEDLRDYEVGDDVRDIDWKATARHGDLLVKRSRATRMHPLQLAVETGRGMAAIAPDDHPKRALAIQAVGTLGLLGMRAGDEVSVLLAHSAGAMRLPGTRSEGGLEHALRTIDRASTPDAPPSSRSALLDAVRRTVTGRRILVVVTDEAPITDQDERMIRRLAAQHDLLWLTVRDADPASPQKTRRARLDVTTGWQVPDYLAGDADVVREIREERARGDHHRTTLLDSLSIDHAELSAEATVVPSLLGMLRRRSLVHR; encoded by the coding sequence ATGACCGCCCTGCTCACCGGAGTGAAGAGCCGCCTCTTCCTCCGAACGCACCTCGCCGCAACGCACCCCCTCGACGGGGCACATGCGTCGCTGCAGCGCGCCCGCAGCCTCGAGTTCGAGGACCTGCGGGACTACGAGGTGGGCGATGACGTGCGGGACATCGACTGGAAGGCGACGGCGCGGCACGGCGACCTGCTGGTGAAGCGCTCACGAGCCACACGCATGCATCCCCTGCAGCTGGCCGTGGAAACGGGGCGCGGGATGGCAGCGATCGCCCCAGACGATCACCCCAAGCGCGCGCTCGCGATCCAGGCCGTGGGAACGCTTGGGCTCCTCGGAATGAGGGCGGGCGACGAGGTGTCCGTTCTTCTCGCCCACAGCGCCGGTGCGATGCGCCTCCCCGGCACCCGCTCGGAGGGCGGCCTGGAGCACGCGCTACGCACCATCGACCGCGCGTCCACGCCCGATGCCCCGCCCAGCTCGCGCTCCGCGCTGCTCGATGCCGTGCGTCGCACCGTCACCGGACGCCGGATCCTCGTTGTCGTGACAGACGAGGCGCCGATCACCGATCAGGACGAACGGATGATCCGGCGGCTTGCCGCACAGCACGACCTGCTGTGGCTGACCGTGCGTGACGCCGACCCGGCATCACCGCAGAAGACGCGGCGAGCACGCCTGGATGTCACGACCGGCTGGCAGGTGCCCGACTATCTCGCGGGCGATGCGGATGTGGTGCGCGAGATCCGCGAGGAACGCGCGCGCGGCGATCATCACCGGACGACGCTCCTGGATTCGCTCTCGATCGATCATGCAGAGCTGAGCGCCGAGGCCACCGTTGTTCCGTCGCTCCTCGGGATGCTCCGCAGGAGGTCCCTTGTTCACCGATGA
- a CDS encoding VWA domain-containing protein, producing MALMFPWVVLVACAAVFAAFAIGFSLRRGRQTSDGDLVSRAERVTRLPAARRAASRRLTALAVVVALCASAAIAGGIVIARPIAAQTIVPENTNRDIMLCLDVSGSMTDIDIEVLDIFDELVDGFEGERIGLTIFNASPVQVFPLTDDYAFVKENMRSIRESLDGDYGAIPEHWAGTLEGAGSSLIGDGLAACATRFDHTDEERSRSIIFATDNELVGDPLVTLMEAAGLAAHRGVRVFAIDPLQDPSSPLSAELSQAAERTNGASYGLRGETTVGDILREVRREEARALTAEAEVVETDAPSPWILVLAIASLASVFVMWRVRL from the coding sequence ATGGCACTGATGTTCCCGTGGGTGGTGCTCGTAGCCTGCGCCGCCGTCTTCGCGGCGTTCGCGATCGGATTCAGCCTTCGTCGAGGGCGGCAGACGTCCGACGGCGATCTCGTGTCGCGCGCGGAGCGGGTGACACGGTTGCCCGCAGCGCGGCGTGCGGCGTCACGGCGGCTGACGGCGCTGGCCGTTGTTGTCGCTCTGTGCGCATCGGCGGCGATCGCGGGCGGCATCGTTATTGCCCGCCCGATCGCCGCGCAGACCATCGTTCCCGAGAACACCAATCGCGACATCATGCTGTGCCTCGACGTGTCGGGGTCGATGACCGACATCGACATCGAGGTGCTCGACATCTTCGATGAGCTCGTGGACGGTTTCGAGGGCGAGCGGATCGGGCTGACGATCTTCAACGCCTCCCCCGTGCAGGTGTTCCCCCTCACCGACGACTATGCGTTCGTGAAGGAGAACATGCGCAGCATCCGGGAGAGTCTCGACGGTGACTACGGGGCGATCCCCGAGCACTGGGCGGGAACGCTGGAGGGGGCAGGTTCGTCGCTCATCGGCGATGGTCTCGCAGCATGCGCAACGCGCTTCGACCACACGGATGAGGAGCGCTCGCGATCGATCATCTTCGCCACCGACAACGAACTCGTCGGTGACCCGCTTGTCACCCTGATGGAGGCGGCAGGGCTGGCGGCCCACCGTGGTGTGCGGGTCTTCGCCATCGATCCGCTCCAAGATCCATCGTCGCCGCTCAGCGCTGAGTTGTCACAGGCGGCCGAGCGCACGAATGGCGCGTCGTACGGCCTCCGCGGAGAGACGACGGTCGGCGACATTCTGCGCGAGGTGCGGCGCGAAGAGGCGCGGGCGCTGACAGCCGAGGCGGAGGTTGTCGAAACGGACGCACCCTCCCCCTGGATCCTCGTCCTCGCGATCGCATCGTTGGCATCGGTCTTCGTGATGTGGCGGGTGCGGCTATGA
- the purL gene encoding phosphoribosylformylglycinamidine synthase subunit PurL, whose amino-acid sequence MSTEHVVDTVENAESTPEREQPYGALGLKADEYEEIRKLLGRRPTSGELAMYSVMWSEHCSYKSSKKYLRTFGEKVTDEMRERLMVGMGQNAGVVDVGDGWAVTFKVESHNHPSYIEPFQGAATGVGGIVRDIISMGARPVAVMDQLRFGAIDHPDTARVVHGVTAGISSYGNSLGLPNIGGETVFDAVYQANPLVNALAVGVMRHEDIRLANATGAGNKVVLFGARTGGDGIGGASILASDSFSDGGPTKRPAVQVGDPFAEKVLIECCLELYQGELVEAIQDLGAAGISCATSELAANGGSGMVVDLDKVLLRDPTLTAEEILMSESQERMMAIVAPEKLDAFLAVVNKWEVETSVLGEVTGDGRLVIHWKGKKIVDVDPSTVAVDGPVYDRPVQYPAWLDALQADSAAALPRENDADALREQVAKLVKSPNLADTSWITNQYDYYVMGNTALSFPDDAGMIRVDEKTGLGFSIATDCNARFCQLDPNRGVQIALAEAYRNVAVTGANPTAVTDCLNFGSPENPEVMWQFSETVDGLSDACMELGVPVTGGNVSFYNQTGDTPIHPTPVVGVLGIIDDVSRRIPSGWQDAGENIYLLGTTSAELDGSAWADVVHGHLGGRPPQVDLAAHRRLANLMGAARDEWLVSSAHDLSEGGLALALAEGVMRFGVGARVWLNEIMDQGGLDAVTALFSESTGRVLVTVPREEDVKFRGLCAGRGYPVLRIGVTDTEPVLEVQDAFTFSAAELREMSASTLPAYFGDTVREAIV is encoded by the coding sequence GTGAGCACTGAACACGTCGTTGACACCGTCGAGAACGCAGAATCGACCCCCGAGCGCGAGCAACCGTATGGTGCACTCGGTCTCAAGGCTGATGAGTATGAGGAGATTCGCAAGCTTCTCGGCCGCCGCCCCACATCGGGTGAGCTGGCCATGTACTCGGTGATGTGGAGCGAGCACTGCTCGTACAAGTCGAGCAAGAAGTACCTCCGCACGTTCGGCGAGAAGGTCACCGACGAGATGCGCGAGCGCCTCATGGTGGGCATGGGACAGAACGCGGGCGTTGTCGACGTCGGCGACGGCTGGGCCGTGACCTTCAAGGTGGAAAGCCACAACCACCCGTCCTATATCGAGCCCTTCCAGGGCGCCGCCACGGGCGTCGGCGGCATTGTCCGCGACATCATCTCGATGGGCGCCCGCCCGGTTGCCGTGATGGACCAGCTGCGTTTCGGCGCAATCGATCACCCCGACACGGCACGCGTTGTTCACGGCGTCACGGCGGGGATCAGCTCCTACGGCAACTCCCTCGGGCTGCCGAACATCGGCGGGGAGACCGTATTCGACGCGGTCTACCAGGCCAACCCCCTCGTCAACGCGCTCGCCGTTGGCGTGATGCGTCACGAAGACATCCGCCTCGCCAACGCGACCGGCGCCGGGAACAAGGTTGTTCTCTTCGGCGCCCGCACGGGAGGCGACGGAATCGGCGGAGCGTCGATTCTCGCGTCCGATTCGTTCAGCGATGGTGGCCCCACCAAGCGTCCTGCCGTGCAGGTGGGCGACCCGTTCGCCGAGAAGGTGCTCATCGAGTGCTGCCTGGAGCTGTACCAGGGCGAGCTCGTGGAGGCGATTCAGGACCTCGGCGCTGCGGGAATCTCGTGCGCAACAAGCGAGCTGGCCGCCAATGGTGGTTCCGGCATGGTCGTCGACCTCGACAAGGTGCTTCTGCGCGACCCCACGCTGACCGCCGAGGAAATCCTCATGAGCGAGTCACAGGAGCGCATGATGGCGATCGTCGCTCCCGAGAAGCTCGATGCCTTCCTCGCGGTGGTGAATAAGTGGGAGGTCGAAACCAGCGTGCTGGGCGAGGTCACGGGTGATGGCCGCCTCGTCATCCACTGGAAGGGCAAGAAGATCGTCGACGTCGACCCCTCGACCGTCGCTGTCGATGGCCCCGTCTACGACCGTCCGGTTCAGTACCCCGCATGGCTCGACGCCCTCCAGGCCGACTCGGCCGCTGCTCTCCCCCGCGAGAACGACGCCGATGCGCTGCGCGAGCAGGTCGCGAAGCTCGTCAAGAGCCCCAACCTGGCGGACACCAGCTGGATCACCAACCAGTACGACTACTACGTGATGGGCAACACCGCCCTGTCGTTCCCGGATGATGCGGGCATGATTCGTGTCGATGAGAAGACCGGACTCGGCTTCTCGATCGCGACTGACTGCAACGCGCGCTTCTGCCAGCTCGACCCCAACCGCGGCGTGCAGATCGCCCTCGCGGAGGCCTACCGGAACGTCGCAGTCACGGGCGCCAATCCCACGGCTGTCACCGACTGCCTCAACTTCGGTTCTCCCGAGAACCCCGAGGTGATGTGGCAGTTCTCCGAGACGGTGGATGGCCTGTCCGACGCGTGCATGGAGCTCGGCGTTCCCGTCACGGGCGGCAACGTGTCGTTCTACAACCAGACGGGTGACACTCCGATCCACCCGACACCCGTTGTCGGCGTTCTCGGCATCATCGACGATGTGTCGCGCCGCATCCCCAGCGGATGGCAGGACGCGGGCGAAAACATCTACTTGCTGGGCACCACCTCCGCGGAGCTCGATGGTTCGGCATGGGCCGATGTCGTCCACGGCCACCTCGGCGGTCGACCGCCGCAGGTGGACCTGGCCGCGCACCGCCGCCTGGCCAACCTCATGGGCGCCGCGCGTGATGAGTGGCTTGTCTCCAGCGCCCACGACCTCTCCGAGGGTGGTCTCGCGCTGGCCCTCGCCGAGGGCGTGATGCGTTTCGGTGTCGGCGCCCGTGTGTGGCTGAACGAGATCATGGATCAGGGCGGCCTCGACGCCGTCACGGCGCTGTTCTCCGAGTCGACGGGCCGCGTGCTCGTCACGGTTCCGCGCGAAGAGGACGTCAAGTTCCGCGGTCTGTGCGCAGGACGCGGCTACCCCGTTCTCCGCATCGGTGTCACTGACACCGAGCCCGTTCTCGAGGTGCAGGACGCGTTCACGTTCTCCGCCGCTGAGTTGCGCGAGATGTCCGCTTCGACGCTGCCGGCATACTTCGGGGACACGGTCCGGGAAGCGATCGTCTGA
- a CDS encoding IclR family transcriptional regulator, whose translation MGANDALHPPFRLTERERRYGASARGDPARTAPHHTPVHLLLTLSEISRRANLSLSTAHRLVGELRAWGALDRSEDGRYSIGMRVLELGAPEPQGLRLRNVALPFLSDLHSALATDVTLSVRDGCDAVYVESLRSRHGAPVLTRLGGRWPLHATGTGQVLLANAPAEVQEAVLGGKLKRFTPKTVADPETLRRTLAEVRSRGYSVVDESITAGAIAIAVPVRGPGDRVVSALGMTIRRGSCPPESVLPALSTTARAISRGLGSPSAKARVQV comes from the coding sequence ATGGGCGCCAATGATGCTCTTCACCCGCCTTTCCGCCTCACGGAACGCGAGCGGAGGTACGGCGCCAGCGCGCGTGGCGATCCGGCGCGAACGGCACCCCACCACACTCCGGTTCACCTCCTCCTCACCCTGAGCGAGATCTCACGGCGGGCAAACCTCAGCCTCTCCACGGCGCACCGCCTCGTCGGCGAGCTTCGCGCGTGGGGAGCGCTCGATCGCTCGGAAGACGGCCGCTACTCCATCGGTATGCGCGTTCTCGAGCTCGGAGCGCCCGAACCACAGGGCCTGCGGCTGCGCAACGTCGCCCTCCCCTTCCTCAGCGATCTCCACAGCGCCCTCGCAACCGACGTCACCCTTTCGGTGCGCGATGGCTGTGACGCGGTCTACGTCGAGTCCCTTCGCTCCCGCCACGGGGCTCCCGTTCTCACCCGCCTCGGAGGTCGCTGGCCGCTTCACGCGACGGGAACAGGACAGGTGCTCCTGGCCAACGCACCCGCCGAGGTCCAAGAAGCCGTTCTCGGGGGCAAGCTCAAGCGGTTCACACCCAAGACGGTCGCCGACCCCGAGACGTTGCGGCGCACTCTTGCGGAGGTGCGCAGCCGCGGCTATTCCGTGGTTGACGAGTCAATAACGGCGGGCGCAATCGCCATCGCCGTACCCGTACGCGGTCCCGGCGACCGCGTCGTCTCGGCCCTGGGCATGACGATTCGTCGCGGCAGCTGCCCGCCCGAATCCGTTCTTCCTGCCCTGTCGACCACGGCACGGGCAATTTCTCGCGGGCTCGGATCCCCCTCTGCGAAGGCGAGGGTGCAGGTGTAG
- a CDS encoding SRPBCC family protein, translated as MVTDMQSRHVSVVVRTAPERVYAFAAQPGNLRRWAAGLAQADVQERGEDLVLQSPMGEVTVRFVPHNDFGVLDHAVTLPSGTTVNNPLRVVAHPDGSEVIFTVRQIELTDEEFDRDCRLVAEDLDRLRAILEG; from the coding sequence ATGGTGACCGATATGCAGTCCCGCCACGTGAGCGTCGTCGTCCGCACCGCCCCCGAACGCGTCTATGCGTTTGCCGCGCAGCCGGGGAACCTCCGCCGTTGGGCGGCAGGCCTCGCGCAGGCCGACGTGCAGGAGCGGGGTGAGGATCTCGTGCTTCAGTCACCGATGGGCGAGGTGACGGTGCGCTTCGTGCCGCACAACGACTTCGGTGTGCTCGATCACGCCGTCACGTTGCCGTCCGGAACCACGGTGAACAATCCTCTCCGCGTCGTCGCCCATCCCGACGGCTCTGAAGTGATCTTCACGGTGCGTCAGATCGAGCTGACGGATGAGGAGTTCGACCGCGACTGCCGTCTCGTCGCGGAGGATCTGGACCGGCTTCGCGCAATCCTCGAGGGGTGA
- a CDS encoding AAA family ATPase — MSDQSLAPTPDDLARAREVLARVEASYAAKVVGQEHLRTSLLVALITGGHVLLESVPGLAKTTAAQTLADTVQASFRRIQCTPDLMPSDITGTQIYDASTGSFRTILGPVHANFVLLDEINRSSAKTQSAMLEAMQERQTTIGGEVHHLPRPFLVIATQNPIEQEGTYELPEAQLDRFLLKEIVTYPSPQEEMEVLDRIDSGALDPDNHVGRAATIEDIEHLQRVARGVHVSPAIRNYIVGITYVTRNPAAYIGEEQARYIRYGASPRASIAFLQASRARALLNGRSHVLPEDIRALRHLVLRHRVLLTFEAEADGVRSEELIDRIFDAVPTP; from the coding sequence ATGAGCGATCAGAGCCTCGCCCCCACACCGGATGACCTGGCCCGGGCGCGGGAGGTGCTCGCCCGCGTCGAAGCCTCCTACGCCGCCAAGGTGGTCGGCCAGGAGCACCTCCGAACCAGCCTTCTCGTGGCACTGATCACGGGAGGACACGTTCTTCTCGAGTCCGTGCCCGGGCTCGCCAAGACGACGGCGGCGCAGACACTCGCCGATACCGTGCAGGCGTCGTTCCGCCGCATTCAGTGCACACCCGACCTGATGCCGAGCGACATCACCGGAACGCAGATCTACGATGCATCGACCGGCTCGTTCCGGACGATCCTCGGGCCCGTTCACGCGAACTTCGTGCTGCTCGACGAGATCAACCGCTCCAGCGCGAAAACACAGTCGGCGATGCTCGAGGCGATGCAGGAGCGCCAGACGACGATCGGCGGAGAAGTGCACCACCTGCCGCGGCCGTTCCTTGTAATCGCTACGCAGAACCCGATCGAGCAGGAGGGAACATACGAGCTTCCCGAAGCACAGCTCGACCGCTTCTTACTGAAGGAGATCGTCACCTACCCCAGCCCACAGGAAGAGATGGAGGTGCTGGACCGTATCGATTCCGGTGCCCTCGATCCCGACAATCACGTCGGCCGGGCCGCAACGATCGAGGACATCGAGCATCTGCAGCGCGTCGCTCGCGGCGTTCACGTCTCGCCCGCAATTCGCAACTACATCGTCGGCATCACCTATGTCACCCGCAATCCCGCCGCATACATCGGCGAGGAGCAGGCGCGCTATATCCGCTACGGCGCGAGCCCGCGAGCGTCGATCGCGTTCCTCCAGGCTTCGCGCGCCCGTGCCCTGTTGAACGGCCGCTCGCACGTGTTGCCGGAAGATATTCGTGCGCTGCGCCACCTTGTGCTGCGCCACCGCGTTCTGCTCACGTTTGAAGCCGAGGCCGACGGTGTGCGCAGCGAAGAGCTCATCGACCGTATTTTCGACGCCGTTCCCACACCGTAG
- a CDS encoding VWA domain-containing protein, giving the protein MTFLPVVHPVLIAGLVLPVLGIAIWSLFQTRRLAWIPRILLVLAIGVLALRPGLPDGASQQATSDVDVFLLVDSTTSITAEDWGSGEQRLAGVRDDVRGVMAAYPGARFGLLTFDNVASVRLPLTTDRSAVMASLEVLRPPATPNARGTSITLAAPLLESTLQQSAEISPDRARMVFYLGDGEQTAEEPPVSFAPVADLIDGGAVFGYGTSEGGPMRLVMPGSGDNVPYLEDSGVTALSVIDEDALRGIADDLGVPYVHRDAGAEASFPDAPRTTTGFADVQSPGARRELAWMIGIVVSGLLLWELATSATRLRRTLHDSAERDGVA; this is encoded by the coding sequence ATGACGTTTCTCCCCGTGGTCCACCCCGTCCTGATCGCGGGCCTCGTGCTGCCCGTATTGGGGATCGCGATCTGGTCACTGTTCCAGACCCGCCGACTCGCCTGGATTCCGCGTATCCTCCTTGTCCTCGCCATCGGCGTTCTCGCGCTGCGCCCCGGCCTCCCCGACGGGGCGTCCCAGCAGGCAACAAGCGATGTCGACGTTTTTCTGCTCGTGGACAGCACGACGAGCATCACGGCGGAAGACTGGGGATCGGGTGAGCAGCGCCTCGCGGGTGTCCGCGATGACGTGCGCGGGGTGATGGCGGCGTACCCCGGCGCGCGCTTTGGCCTCTTGACGTTCGACAACGTGGCGTCGGTTCGGCTTCCGCTGACAACCGACCGTAGCGCCGTCATGGCGTCGCTAGAGGTTCTTCGCCCGCCGGCAACGCCGAACGCTCGCGGAACATCGATCACCCTCGCGGCTCCCCTGCTCGAATCGACACTGCAGCAATCAGCGGAGATTTCGCCCGACCGGGCCCGCATGGTGTTCTACCTGGGAGACGGAGAGCAGACCGCCGAGGAGCCGCCCGTATCGTTCGCCCCCGTTGCCGACCTTATCGACGGCGGAGCCGTCTTCGGATACGGGACATCCGAGGGCGGGCCCATGCGGCTCGTGATGCCCGGCAGCGGCGACAACGTGCCGTACCTGGAGGACAGCGGTGTGACCGCGCTGTCGGTGATCGATGAGGATGCGCTGCGCGGTATCGCCGACGATCTCGGTGTGCCGTACGTTCACCGCGACGCCGGCGCTGAGGCGTCTTTCCCCGACGCTCCCCGCACAACGACAGGCTTCGCCGACGTTCAGTCGCCGGGCGCCCGGCGTGAGCTGGCGTGGATGATCGGCATCGTGGTCTCCGGTTTGTTGCTGTGGGAGCTTGCCACCAGCGCAACTCGCCTGCGGCGGACACTGCACGATTCCGCCGAGCGGGACGGGGTGGCGTGA